From the genome of Sulfurovum sp. NBC37-1, one region includes:
- the infC gene encoding translation initiation factor IF-3 has translation MNDAIRASELRVLGDDGEQYGIISRDEALKIAEDKGLDLVLVSPDAKPPVAKVMDYGKHKYQLEKKKKEARKNQKKIEVKEVKFSCKIADNDIAYKVKHAREFLEKGKHVKLRVFLRGREMANPEWGVEVLNRVWPMLEDIAQLESPAKQEGRYINMYVTPLKK, from the coding sequence ATGAATGATGCCATCAGAGCGAGCGAACTGAGAGTGTTGGGAGATGACGGTGAACAGTACGGTATCATTTCCAGGGACGAAGCACTGAAGATCGCGGAAGACAAAGGTTTGGATCTGGTACTTGTATCACCTGATGCCAAACCGCCTGTTGCCAAAGTAATGGACTACGGTAAGCACAAATACCAGCTCGAAAAGAAGAAAAAAGAGGCGCGCAAGAACCAGAAGAAGATCGAGGTCAAAGAGGTAAAGTTCTCCTGCAAGATCGCGGACAATGACATTGCATACAAAGTGAAACATGCACGTGAGTTCCTTGAAAAAGGGAAACATGTCAAACTGAGAGTCTTCCTTAGAGGAAGGGAAATGGCAAACCCTGAATGGGGTGTCGAAGTGCTCAACCGCGTCTGGCCGATGCTTGAAGATATCGCACAGCTTGAATCTCCTGCCAAGCAGGAAGGCCGCTATATCAATATGTATGTTACACCACTGAAGAAATAA
- the thrS gene encoding threonine--tRNA ligase, which translates to MSENLIGYIDDQGNIIDTQSAGENCTARPIEFDNSEKSLEIIRHSTAHLMAQAIKELYPDAQFFVGPVVDEGFYYDFRVNEKIGEEDLKTIEKKMKELIKKKYKIEKYEISKDEALKKFANDDLKQAVLSRIPDETVSIYKQGDFEDLCRGPHVPALRFLHNFKLTRVAGAYLGGDENAEMLTRIYGIAFADKESLKSYLKMMEEAKKRDHRKIGTEMELFMFNEESGAGLPFWMPQGAKLRYKLEQILHKAHLVRDYEPVRGPEILKADMWRTSGHYACYGENMYLTEIDGQEYGIKPMNCIGHIQIFKQTQKSYRDLPVKYYEYGVVHRHEKSGVLHGLLRVREFTQDDAHIFCAPEQIASEVLEVVEFVDSVMKLFEFEYTMEISTKPEKAIGDDEVWETATQGLKDALKGNDLPYTIDEGGGAFYGPKIDIKITDAIGRKWQCGTIQVDFNLPERFDVEYVAEDNSRKRPVMLHRAILGSFERFIGILTEHYAGEFPFFIAPTQVIFVPISEGHAGYAYGLKKKLMLEGIDSEVSDKNDSLNKRIRTAEKQRVPYVVIIGDEEVQNNTVAIRNRRTREQYNLTQDEFMVELTKQLQEGKI; encoded by the coding sequence GTGAGTGAAAATCTAATTGGTTACATAGACGACCAGGGTAACATCATAGACACACAGAGTGCAGGAGAGAACTGTACGGCGAGACCGATAGAATTTGATAATTCGGAGAAATCACTGGAGATCATCAGGCACTCCACCGCGCACCTCATGGCACAAGCGATCAAAGAGCTCTACCCTGATGCACAGTTCTTTGTCGGGCCGGTCGTGGACGAGGGATTCTATTACGACTTCAGGGTCAATGAGAAGATCGGTGAAGAAGACCTTAAAACAATCGAAAAGAAGATGAAAGAGCTCATCAAGAAGAAATACAAGATCGAAAAATATGAGATCAGTAAGGACGAAGCACTGAAAAAGTTCGCCAATGACGACCTCAAGCAGGCGGTACTTTCACGAATACCAGACGAGACCGTTTCCATCTACAAACAGGGTGATTTCGAAGACCTCTGTAGAGGGCCTCACGTACCCGCTCTCAGATTTCTGCACAATTTCAAACTGACAAGGGTGGCAGGTGCCTATCTCGGCGGTGACGAGAATGCGGAGATGCTTACCCGTATCTATGGTATCGCTTTTGCAGATAAAGAGTCGCTGAAGAGTTACCTCAAAATGATGGAAGAGGCCAAGAAGCGCGACCACAGAAAGATCGGTACGGAGATGGAACTCTTCATGTTCAACGAAGAATCCGGTGCAGGCCTGCCTTTCTGGATGCCCCAGGGAGCCAAGCTCCGCTATAAACTTGAGCAGATACTTCACAAGGCTCACCTGGTAAGAGATTACGAACCTGTACGCGGTCCAGAGATCCTCAAAGCCGACATGTGGCGGACTTCCGGGCACTATGCCTGCTACGGCGAGAATATGTATCTTACAGAGATCGACGGTCAGGAGTACGGCATCAAGCCGATGAACTGTATCGGGCATATCCAGATCTTCAAACAGACACAGAAAAGCTACCGTGACCTGCCGGTAAAATATTATGAGTACGGTGTGGTACACCGACATGAGAAGTCGGGTGTACTCCACGGACTGCTGCGTGTAAGGGAATTCACCCAGGATGACGCACATATCTTCTGTGCACCGGAGCAGATCGCTTCGGAAGTTCTCGAGGTAGTGGAATTCGTAGACTCTGTTATGAAACTCTTTGAATTCGAATATACAATGGAAATTTCCACCAAACCGGAAAAGGCCATCGGTGACGATGAGGTGTGGGAAACGGCAACGCAGGGGCTGAAAGACGCGCTCAAGGGCAATGACCTTCCCTACACCATCGACGAGGGTGGCGGAGCGTTCTACGGGCCGAAGATCGACATTAAGATCACCGATGCGATCGGTAGAAAATGGCAGTGCGGGACTATTCAGGTCGACTTCAACCTGCCCGAACGTTTCGACGTGGAGTATGTTGCAGAAGACAACAGCCGTAAACGCCCGGTAATGCTCCACCGTGCGATCCTCGGATCGTTCGAGCGCTTCATCGGTATCCTGACAGAGCACTATGCAGGAGAGTTCCCTTTCTTCATCGCACCGACTCAGGTCATCTTCGTTCCTATCAGCGAAGGCCATGCCGGTTATGCCTACGGGCTTAAGAAAAAGCTGATGCTTGAAGGGATCGACTCCGAAGTGTCCGACAAGAACGACTCACTCAACAAGCGTATCAGAACGGCTGAAAAGCAGCGTGTTCCGTATGTTGTGATCATCGGTGATGAAGAGGTACAGAACAATACCGTGGCCATTAGGAACAGAAGGACCCGCGAACAGTATAATCTTACACAAGACGAATTTATGGTAGAATTAACCAAACAACTTCAAGAAGGAAAAATTTGA
- a CDS encoding ATP-binding protein produces the protein MSQTNYELTLPNPKNLIHALRDIGYSLETALADIVDNSITAQASEVHIYISFQMQDSYIAIVDNGIGMNKEDLRNAMSLGSFDPLLEREHKDLGRFGLGLKTASFSQSSKLTVVSKQEKEINARCWDLEHVSNAKKWEVAVYSSEQAKQIPKINTLEKTGTLVLWEKLDRLIDTGGKRNPEDIFWEKIDAAREHLGLVFHRYLSGEAGLKKLSIFVNGDPIIPFDPFEGAGKHFPEETIGKIKIQAYLLPHQSKTTAEQYKKLEGRNGYMKSQGFYVYRNSRLMIHGTWFRLAKQTEATKLARVKIDLPNSEDFLWSIDVKKSRATPPEAIRTELKRTIDKITSSSTMVYKNRGARISKKNYVPIWTEQHQHNEKSYRINYENPLISSLLTSLDTETESKVKEILSLVESALPLDSIFADLATEPENVKQDGVTEEKLKDYAEQYWEIMVNMGNDAAIVAEKFRQTEPFSKFTDFCESFIKTKAV, from the coding sequence ATGTCCCAAACGAACTACGAACTTACTTTGCCAAATCCAAAGAATTTGATTCATGCATTGCGTGATATAGGCTACTCTTTGGAAACCGCATTGGCAGATATTGTTGACAACAGTATCACTGCGCAAGCTTCAGAAGTACATATTTATATTTCATTTCAAATGCAGGACAGCTATATCGCAATTGTTGATAACGGAATTGGGATGAACAAGGAGGATCTTCGCAATGCTATGAGTCTTGGTTCTTTTGATCCTTTGCTTGAGCGAGAGCATAAAGATCTTGGGCGATTTGGTTTGGGACTTAAGACAGCTTCTTTTTCTCAGTCAAGTAAATTAACAGTTGTATCAAAACAAGAAAAAGAAATCAATGCAAGATGCTGGGATTTGGAGCATGTCTCCAATGCTAAAAAATGGGAAGTTGCAGTATATAGTTCCGAGCAGGCTAAACAGATACCAAAAATAAATACATTGGAAAAGACTGGTACGCTTGTATTGTGGGAGAAACTAGATCGATTGATTGATACAGGGGGTAAGCGAAATCCGGAAGATATATTTTGGGAAAAAATAGATGCAGCAAGGGAACACTTGGGCTTAGTATTTCATCGATATCTTTCTGGTGAAGCTGGACTAAAAAAACTGTCTATTTTTGTTAATGGGGATCCTATCATACCATTTGATCCTTTTGAAGGAGCAGGAAAGCATTTCCCGGAAGAGACGATTGGAAAGATTAAAATACAAGCGTATCTTTTGCCTCATCAGAGCAAAACAACAGCAGAACAGTACAAAAAGCTTGAAGGCAGAAATGGGTACATGAAATCCCAGGGTTTTTATGTATATCGAAATAGCAGGCTAATGATTCACGGCACATGGTTCAGGCTTGCAAAACAAACTGAAGCTACAAAGCTTGCCAGAGTAAAAATAGATTTGCCAAACTCTGAAGATTTCTTATGGTCTATTGATGTTAAAAAATCGAGAGCTACTCCTCCGGAAGCAATTAGAACAGAACTAAAAAGAACCATTGACAAAATAACCTCCTCTTCGACAATGGTATATAAAAACAGAGGCGCCCGTATTTCCAAAAAAAATTATGTACCGATTTGGACAGAACAGCATCAGCATAATGAAAAAAGCTATAGAATTAATTATGAAAATCCTTTAATCAGCTCTTTATTGACTTCTTTGGATACAGAAACTGAAAGCAAAGTTAAGGAAATCTTATCTCTTGTTGAGAGTGCACTGCCCCTGGATTCTATTTTTGCAGATCTTGCTACCGAGCCTGAAAATGTAAAACAGGACGGAGTAACAGAGGAAAAGTTAAAAGATTATGCAGAACAGTATTGGGAAATAATGGTGAATATGGGGAATGATGCAGCCATAGTAGCTGAAAAATTTAGGCAAACAGAACCATTTAGCAAATTTACAGATTTTTGCGAATCTTTTATAAAAACAAAGGCGGTATAA
- the ilvD gene encoding dihydroxy-acid dehydratase yields the protein MRSDEIKKGYNRAPHRSLLRATGLKDEDFDKPFIGVANSFIELIPGHYFLNKVAEVIKNEIRANGCVPFEFNTIGVDDGIAMGHDGMLYSLPSREIIANSIETVMNAHKLDAMIAIPNCDKIVPGMIMGALRVDVPTVFVSGGPMAAGHMDDGTPIDLATVFEGVGEYEAGEITEETLAEMECNACPSGGSCSGMFTANSMNTLMEAMGIALPGNGTILALTPERTELYKKAARRICEIAKSEAAEREKFRMRNILNENAVRNAFAVDMAMGGSSNTVLHMLAIAKEAEVDFNLEDINMISKRVSHIAKISPSLTTVHMEDINTAGGVSSVMHEMHKRGDDILIDNPTITGESLYERIKDARILDTNIIHTIDNPFSEVGGLAILYGNLAEQGAVIKTAGITGDRAFTGTAVCFDSQDEAIEGILSGKVKAGNVVVIRYEGPKGGPGMQEMLSPTSLIMGMGLGDKVALITDGRFSGATRGASIGHVSPEAAEGGLIGLLEDGDEIHLDVDNYILEAKLTFEEIAERKDKFKPVVKPLKSKWLRQYRALVTNASNGAVLEAE from the coding sequence ATGAGAAGTGACGAGATAAAAAAAGGGTACAATCGTGCTCCACATAGAAGTCTACTGCGTGCCACCGGACTCAAAGATGAAGATTTTGATAAGCCGTTCATTGGTGTTGCCAATTCTTTTATTGAATTGATCCCTGGGCACTATTTTCTGAATAAAGTAGCCGAGGTTATTAAAAATGAAATCCGTGCCAATGGGTGTGTCCCTTTTGAGTTCAATACCATCGGTGTGGATGACGGGATCGCTATGGGGCATGACGGGATGCTTTATTCTTTGCCGAGCCGTGAGATCATCGCCAATTCTATAGAAACGGTGATGAATGCGCATAAACTCGATGCAATGATCGCTATCCCCAATTGTGACAAGATCGTTCCGGGGATGATCATGGGAGCGCTGCGTGTAGATGTACCTACAGTATTTGTCTCAGGCGGGCCGATGGCTGCCGGACATATGGATGACGGTACACCTATCGACCTTGCTACTGTCTTTGAAGGGGTAGGGGAGTACGAAGCGGGAGAGATCACAGAGGAAACGCTCGCGGAAATGGAATGCAATGCCTGCCCGAGCGGCGGATCGTGTTCGGGAATGTTTACGGCGAACTCCATGAATACGCTCATGGAAGCGATGGGGATTGCTCTGCCGGGTAACGGTACGATCCTTGCTTTGACCCCGGAGAGAACGGAACTTTACAAGAAAGCGGCAAGACGCATCTGTGAAATTGCAAAATCCGAAGCGGCAGAGCGTGAAAAATTCCGTATGAGAAATATTCTGAATGAAAATGCTGTAAGAAACGCTTTTGCTGTGGATATGGCGATGGGAGGAAGCTCCAACACGGTACTTCATATGCTTGCCATTGCCAAAGAGGCCGAAGTGGACTTCAATCTTGAAGATATCAATATGATCAGTAAACGTGTTTCTCATATCGCCAAGATCTCTCCATCACTGACAACCGTTCATATGGAAGATATCAATACAGCCGGCGGCGTCAGTTCCGTGATGCACGAAATGCATAAACGCGGAGATGATATTCTAATAGACAACCCTACCATAACGGGGGAGAGCCTTTATGAGCGCATTAAAGATGCCAGGATCCTCGATACGAATATTATCCATACGATAGACAACCCTTTCTCTGAAGTAGGAGGTTTGGCGATCCTTTACGGAAACCTTGCAGAACAGGGTGCGGTTATCAAAACAGCAGGGATCACGGGGGACAGAGCCTTTACAGGGACAGCCGTCTGTTTTGATTCGCAGGATGAAGCTATTGAAGGTATTTTGAGCGGTAAAGTTAAAGCCGGGAACGTAGTGGTCATTCGCTATGAGGGCCCCAAAGGCGGACCGGGTATGCAGGAGATGCTCAGTCCTACCAGCCTCATCATGGGTATGGGTCTAGGCGATAAAGTTGCACTGATCACCGATGGTAGATTCTCGGGAGCAACCAGAGGAGCAAGTATCGGTCATGTGAGTCCTGAAGCGGCAGAAGGTGGTTTGATCGGCCTGCTTGAAGACGGTGATGAAATTCATCTCGATGTAGACAATTATATCCTGGAAGCAAAACTTACGTTTGAAGAGATCGCAGAGAGGAAAGACAAATTCAAACCAGTCGTTAAACCGCTCAAGAGCAAGTGGCTCAGACAGTACAGAGCATTGGTGACCAATGCCAGCAATGGAGCGGTTCTCGAAGCGGAATAA
- a CDS encoding gamma-glutamylcyclotransferase family protein yields the protein MSRYYKGESTINKYIEKIERKINRLSINTIVPFSRVKTKDVSTDTLRKILHRLHDRGIITITGRGEFKRIKPFREMLFVYGSLKKGFDNHHLLSKHAKRVGKAITISKFGMFEDSFGNYPYLIPVPQIRIHGELYELHRKELLEKLDRFEGYPEYYERKKILVKTHRGTVRAFVYIQPHTAVPQGQKPLREWTADTDSKIKQLEDFLK from the coding sequence TTGTCACGATACTATAAAGGAGAAAGCACTATAAACAAGTACATAGAGAAGATTGAGCGAAAAATAAATAGACTTTCTATAAATACTATAGTGCCTTTTTCCAGGGTGAAAACAAAAGATGTTTCAACAGATACCCTTAGAAAGATACTGCACCGCCTCCACGATAGAGGGATTATTACAATCACTGGGCGAGGAGAATTTAAGCGCATAAAGCCTTTTAGGGAAATGCTTTTTGTTTACGGCTCTCTCAAAAAAGGTTTTGACAACCATCATCTGTTAAGTAAACATGCCAAAAGGGTTGGAAAAGCTATTACCATAAGTAAGTTCGGGATGTTCGAAGACAGCTTCGGGAACTATCCCTATTTAATCCCGGTACCACAGATAAGGATACATGGAGAACTTTATGAGCTTCACCGAAAAGAGCTTTTAGAGAAGCTGGATAGATTTGAAGGGTATCCTGAATACTACGAGAGAAAAAAGATCCTTGTAAAGACGCATAGAGGTACGGTGAGAGCCTTTGTGTATATACAACCTCATACTGCTGTACCCCAAGGACAAAAACCACTTAGAGAGTGGACGGCAGATACAGATTCTAAAATAAAGCAGCTTGAGGATTTTCTTAAATGA
- a CDS encoding transposase yields MLPQTPKNTQPNLFHSQLRDMLDSNDPLIALADTINWEFFDESFAKYYSDEGRPAKPIRLMVGLLLLKQLENLSDENVVLQWKRNPYYQYFCGMTEYVPALPCDATELVKFRQRIGTEGVESIFAMSVALHGKDAQEKQVIIDTTVQEKNITYPTDGKLAIKMIHHLHNIAKEECIQLRRTYVKEIKGHRISLRFFRHPKKIKKARAAMKKLGTIVGILIRDISRNLDEA; encoded by the coding sequence TTGCTTCCACAAACTCCAAAAAATACACAACCCAATCTTTTTCATTCACAGCTTCGAGATATGCTTGACAGCAATGATCCTCTCATTGCCCTTGCAGATACCATAAACTGGGAATTCTTCGATGAGTCCTTTGCCAAATACTACAGTGATGAAGGCAGACCGGCAAAGCCGATCCGCCTGATGGTCGGACTGCTGCTGTTAAAACAGTTGGAGAATCTCTCTGATGAGAATGTGGTTCTACAATGGAAACGTAACCCTTACTACCAATACTTCTGCGGTATGACAGAATATGTTCCGGCACTGCCTTGTGATGCAACAGAACTTGTCAAGTTCCGTCAGCGTATCGGAACAGAAGGGGTAGAGTCAATCTTTGCAATGAGTGTTGCACTTCATGGTAAAGATGCCCAGGAGAAACAGGTCATCATCGATACCACTGTACAGGAAAAGAATATTACATACCCCACAGATGGTAAACTGGCTATCAAGATGATCCATCATTTACACAACATTGCAAAAGAAGAATGCATACAATTAAGAAGAACCTATGTCAAAGAGATCAAAGGTCACAGGATTTCCCTTAGATTTTTCAGACATCCAAAGAAGATCAAGAAAGCCAGAGCTGCCATGAAAAAACTTGGAACCATTGTTGGTATTCTTATCAGGGATATTTCAAGAAACCTCGATGAAGCATAA
- a CDS encoding helix-turn-helix transcriptional regulator translates to MNKEQLTSMLKGIGLSKKDFAELANISYNTVNNWNDDNKPIPSWVESWLDLYIDNKECKELKQLLQETVCQK, encoded by the coding sequence ATGAATAAGGAACAATTAACAAGTATGCTTAAAGGCATAGGATTAAGCAAAAAGGATTTTGCAGAATTAGCAAATATTAGTTACAACACTGTGAACAATTGGAATGATGATAATAAGCCTATCCCATCATGGGTGGAGTCGTGGCTTGATCTATACATAGACAATAAAGAGTGCAAAGAGTTGAAGCAGCTATTGCAAGAAACAGTGTGTCAAAAATAG
- a CDS encoding GGDEF domain-containing protein, whose protein sequence is MPESQLESQLEYQEEHFYSMMRMSVLLVLTFLSFFISPNFIPKIQLLQLVLGTLMIISLAYHALITYMPDRFVIIRKNLLLLMDFFILTFFIDALGENGIYLLPLYAIIVMQSSVSYGLNYYVSGAVIAIASLAYLVTFSSYWKGQYDIIVAFGITTLLVPLFYIKTQLRLDKKLNEAEEKIAYVDQLEENINIELTGIENRDTYKNTLKELVKEKATFSLLFISLQQNFDGKKEENVNETLLQDIVDKINKILDQDDLFVRLSGSEFAIISKKPRAFLRKYLQKLENAIISTHKVNGRNVHIEPNIGIALYPEDGQNEMAIGKCADEAMHAVKEKQNIHHLFYRGNAS, encoded by the coding sequence ATGCCGGAATCACAACTGGAATCACAACTGGAGTATCAGGAAGAACACTTCTATAGTATGATGAGAATGAGTGTTCTGTTGGTATTGACCTTTTTAAGTTTTTTTATCAGTCCAAATTTCATACCAAAGATACAGCTCCTACAACTGGTTCTTGGTACACTAATGATTATTTCTTTGGCCTACCATGCACTAATCACTTATATGCCAGATCGTTTTGTTATTATCAGGAAAAATCTTCTTCTTTTGATGGACTTTTTCATACTGACATTCTTTATAGATGCACTGGGAGAGAACGGCATCTATCTTCTGCCACTCTATGCGATTATTGTTATGCAGAGCAGTGTAAGCTACGGTCTGAACTACTATGTCAGCGGTGCCGTGATTGCCATAGCCTCATTGGCCTATCTCGTAACCTTTTCCTCCTACTGGAAGGGACAATATGATATCATTGTGGCTTTTGGTATCACCACACTGCTTGTACCGCTTTTCTATATCAAAACGCAACTCAGACTGGATAAAAAACTCAATGAAGCTGAAGAGAAGATCGCTTATGTGGACCAACTCGAAGAGAATATAAATATAGAACTCACTGGTATAGAAAACAGAGATACTTACAAAAATACCCTCAAAGAGCTTGTGAAAGAAAAAGCAACATTTAGCCTTCTTTTCATTTCACTGCAGCAAAACTTTGACGGAAAAAAAGAGGAGAATGTTAACGAAACGCTCCTACAGGATATAGTAGATAAGATCAACAAGATTCTTGATCAAGATGATCTCTTTGTCAGACTGAGTGGTAGCGAATTTGCTATTATCAGTAAAAAACCACGTGCTTTCCTCCGAAAATATCTGCAGAAACTTGAGAATGCTATTATTTCTACACACAAGGTCAACGGCAGAAATGTCCATATTGAACCCAATATCGGTATAGCACTCTATCCTGAAGATGGTCAAAATGAAATGGCTATCGGTAAATGTGCCGATGAAGCCATGCATGCGGTCAAAGAGAAACAAAACATTCACCATCTCTTTTATCGTGGGAATGCAAGTTAA
- a CDS encoding SH3 beta-barrel fold-containing protein, giving the protein MQVSRFKVLKIINDTNGKIFAVQFTKKDGTLRMMLARLGVQKDLKGGNNGASEKNSLITVWDMVANGYRMVNLETLLTLKVGGVRYEVV; this is encoded by the coding sequence ATGCAGGTATCACGGTTTAAAGTATTGAAGATCATCAACGACACGAACGGTAAAATATTCGCGGTGCAGTTCACAAAGAAAGACGGAACGCTTAGAATGATGTTAGCCCGATTAGGGGTTCAAAAAGACTTGAAAGGAGGTAACAATGGTGCAAGTGAAAAGAACAGCTTAATCACCGTGTGGGATATGGTAGCAAATGGCTATCGTATGGTGAACTTGGAAACGCTGCTCACGCTCAAGGTGGGCGGTGTAAGATATGAGGTCGTTTGA
- a CDS encoding helix-turn-helix domain-containing protein — translation MKYKQLTLKERYHISILLGRGYKQKEIAEHIGVHPSTINSQP, via the coding sequence ATGAAATACAAACAATTAACCCTCAAAGAACGATACCATATTTCGATTTTATTGGGGAGAGGATACAAACAAAAAGAAATTGCGGAACATATCGGAGTTCATCCTTCAACGATAAATAGTCAACCCTGA
- a CDS encoding very short patch repair endonuclease: MKNKKPISRSENMRRIKSKDTSIEILLRKELWKRGLRYRKNVKDVFGKPDIVFKGKKLAVFTDSEFWHGKYLMEKKYIPKTNTEYWVKKITRNIERDKEVVSFLEEEGWTVLRFWESDIRKSTKKCADIIEGALKRL, encoded by the coding sequence ATGAAAAATAAGAAACCTATTAGCCGTTCAGAAAATATGCGCCGTATAAAATCAAAAGATACATCTATTGAAATTCTTCTCAGAAAAGAGCTCTGGAAGAGAGGATTGCGTTATCGCAAAAATGTAAAAGATGTTTTTGGCAAACCTGATATCGTTTTCAAGGGTAAAAAACTGGCAGTTTTTACAGATTCTGAGTTTTGGCATGGAAAATATTTAATGGAAAAAAAGTATATTCCAAAAACTAATACAGAATATTGGGTGAAAAAAATTACACGAAATATTGAACGGGACAAAGAGGTTGTTTCCTTTTTGGAAGAAGAAGGGTGGACAGTACTTCGTTTTTGGGAATCAGATATTAGAAAGAGTACAAAAAAATGTGCTGACATAATAGAAGGTGCATTAAAAAGACTATAA
- a CDS encoding IS30 family transposase, producing MRRNWDKHSNRYEYSTAHLNTRQRHQFKPKYTVINQGVEKYIRTKLKVGWSPEQIAGRMKHDGIGTIPHETIYQFIYRDKAHKGRLYKYLRHKNKKYHKRSGNYQRRGMIIDRTMIDKRPKIVEKKKRIGDLEIDTVIGKDHIGALVTVVDRKSKFTLIKKVSFKHTQIVTHALIEMLEPIKSIVKTITSDNGKEFAYHKEVSEVLDTDFYFANPYHS from the coding sequence ATCAGAAGAAACTGGGATAAGCATTCCAACAGATATGAATATTCTACAGCACATTTGAATACCAGACAGAGGCATCAGTTCAAACCAAAGTATACAGTTATTAATCAAGGTGTAGAAAAATATATTCGAACCAAGCTCAAAGTAGGATGGTCTCCCGAGCAGATCGCAGGGAGAATGAAACATGATGGTATTGGCACCATTCCCCATGAAACGATCTATCAATTCATTTACCGAGACAAAGCCCATAAAGGCAGACTCTACAAATACCTCAGACACAAGAACAAGAAGTATCATAAACGATCCGGAAATTATCAGCGCAGGGGCATGATCATTGACCGTACCATGATTGACAAACGTCCAAAGATCGTTGAGAAGAAGAAACGTATAGGAGACCTTGAGATCGATACGGTTATCGGTAAAGACCATATTGGTGCTTTGGTGACAGTGGTTGATAGAAAGTCAAAGTTCACTCTGATAAAGAAAGTTTCATTTAAGCATACCCAGATAGTAACCCATGCGCTCATTGAGATGCTTGAACCCATCAAATCGATTGTAAAAACAATTACATCAGACAATGGAAAAGAATTCGCCTACCACAAAGAAGTATCTGAAGTACTTGATACAGATTTCTATTTCGCCAATCCATATCACTCATGA